The Sulfurospirillum deleyianum DSM 6946 nucleotide sequence AATTTAAGGATTTTGAACATGTTTTTCCATGAGTTCGAGTCCGGCCTCAGGTACCACCCTAACTCCCTAAAATACGATATTCCAAACCTTAAACTTTACTGGTGTCAATAATTGTCAAAATCATGCAATTATTTTGCTGATATCAACGGTTATTGTTCCCGTATAATGATTACGATTGACTTCATCTGTTTCATGACCCATTTGATGAAGAATCCAATCAAGAGGCAATCCAAATTGCTTTAGCATTGTATTATGCATTCGCCTCATTTTTTGTAAACCACCACCGCCTACAATATGAAGCTTTTTACACAATTCTTGAATAGATTGCGTAATGCTTGTTTCACTAAAATAGGGTTTGCCCTCTTTGGAATGAAACACATAGGTTGAAAGTCCCGTAAGCTGTCTTTGGGTTAAAAGAGCTTGTTTTGCTTGAGGGATTAAATCAATCAATCTGATCTTATCTCCTTTTGGCAAATCAATCGTACCTTTACGCACTCTCATGCACACATTGATTTTATTTTTATCCAAATCAATATTTTCCCATTTTAATCCTATATGGAGCACTCGATATTGAAGGATTTGGAGAATACGCATTAAATTCATCAGAGATTTTTGCTGGATTATCAATCACTTTTACAATGCAATCAACAATATCATCAATATATGTAAAATCTCTACTCATATGTCCAACGTAAACTTCCCTCATAGCCTAACTGTCAAGGGCGGAGTTAAAATGGGCAGTATAAAAAGCTGCTAAAAAGTAGTTTTTACAACCAAAAGCTTAAATGAGCAGATTAGTTCTGCTAAAGTCTTTTTTCAAATATATTGAAAGGAGACAGATGCTTAAAAAAGGTGATGTAAAAATGATTCATAAGATGCTCAAAGATGGTCTGAGTAAGAGTGCTATTGCACGTAAACTTGACATTAACAGAGATACCGTTGCGAAGTATGCGAAGCTGCCAGAGGGTTATATTCCTGTTATAAAAAGAGAACCTGTAGAGACAACGGTTGATCCGTATCTGCCCAATATAGCAAGAATGCTAGAAGAGGCACACGCATTAGGTATTTCTATCCCCAATACATCCATATATGATGAGATTCAGAAACTTGGTTATCGAGGAAGTCTTCGGTGGATGAAAGATATTATGCTTCGTTATGAGCTTCGTCAGAAAGTAAAAAACGAAGAACCACTTGTCAGATTTGAGACAAACAAGGCTCAACAGATGCAAGTGGATTGGGTTGAATTTCCCAAAGATAATTTATCTGCATTTGTTGCAACTATGGGATACTCTAGAGCATCTTATGTGGAATATGTGATGGATGAGAAAGTAGACACTCTCATAAAATGCCACATGAACGCCTTTAGTTATTTTGGTGGTGTGCCACATGAGGCACTCTATGATAATATGAAGACGGTTATTTCCAAACGCAATGCTTATGGATATGGTAAGCATAAATTCAATGAACAATTCCGCGACTTTGCCCAAAAACATTGTGGTATGGCTTTAAAAGTTTGTAAACCTTATCGTGCACAAACCAAGGGAAAAGTAGAGAGATTTAATCACTATTTCCGATACAGTTTTCACAATATGTTTAAAGTGAGACTTTCCCTGATGGGCTATAAGATGACATTAGAAAATGCCAATGCGGCAGTCATAGATTGGTTAGATTTTACAGCAAATGCGAGAATACATCAAACAACACTCCACAGACCGTTTGATCTGTTAGCAGAAGAGCAATTGCAGTTGCTTCCTCTGCCTAAGACTTATCATGGGATACACCCGCTCAAAGCCACCACTAAAAGTGTAACACAAGATAGCCAAACATCCAATAGAATAACTATTCACATTCCCACTCGTGATCTTCAAAGTTACGATCAATTTATACCTATGTTAGCGTATATAGTTTTACCTGCCTATACGCTAGGAGGTATATTATGGCATTAAATACACATATCGAAACGTTATGCAAAGAGCTTCAACTCTCAACCGTTAATGACGTTCATCATGAAATGGCTAATCGTGCCGCAAAAGAGGGTTGGAAATATGGTGAATATCTTTATGAGATACTCAAACTCGAAGCAAACAATAGAGCTGTACGCTCTCGTGCTACTTTGACAAAAATGGCAGGATTTCCAACCATTAAAACACTTGAACAGTTTGATTTTAATTTCACAGTTGGTGTAAATAGAAGACAAATTGAGGAGCTCTCAACATTAGAGTTTATCAAGCGAAATGAAAATATCATCCTTCTTGGACACTCTGGTGTTGGGAAAACCCATCTGGCTATTGCACTGGCGTATCAAGCTGTTCAAAAACGTATTAAAGCAA carries:
- a CDS encoding tyrosine-type recombinase/integrase; amino-acid sequence: MRILQILQYRVLHIGLKWENIDLDKNKINVCMRVRKGTIDLPKGDKIRLIDLIPQAKQALLTQRQLTGLSTYVFHSKEGKPYFSETSITQSIQELCKKLHIVGGGGLQKMRRMHNTMLKQFGLPLDWILHQMGHETDEVNRNHYTGTITVDISKIIA
- the istA gene encoding IS21 family transposase, whose protein sequence is MLKKGDVKMIHKMLKDGLSKSAIARKLDINRDTVAKYAKLPEGYIPVIKREPVETTVDPYLPNIARMLEEAHALGISIPNTSIYDEIQKLGYRGSLRWMKDIMLRYELRQKVKNEEPLVRFETNKAQQMQVDWVEFPKDNLSAFVATMGYSRASYVEYVMDEKVDTLIKCHMNAFSYFGGVPHEALYDNMKTVISKRNAYGYGKHKFNEQFRDFAQKHCGMALKVCKPYRAQTKGKVERFNHYFRYSFHNMFKVRLSLMGYKMTLENANAAVIDWLDFTANARIHQTTLHRPFDLLAEEQLQLLPLPKTYHGIHPLKATTKSVTQDSQTSNRITIHIPTRDLQSYDQFIPMLAYIVLPAYTLGGILWH